The following proteins are encoded in a genomic region of Shinella zoogloeoides:
- a CDS encoding L,D-transpeptidase family protein, with the protein MRLTVLAAVSLLAVVTAGCTNETLDSFDKVDVDISKVSSKTGYQLSPAVLTKFSKMNIDRSSPIMLRILKEEGRLEVWKADRSNRFQMVRNYKICAWSGKLGPKTKEGDRQAPEGFYPLSRGQMNPNSSYYLAINTGFPNTYDRANKASGTNLMIHGACSSSGCYSMTDEQMLEIFAFARDAFDGGQKAVQLQAFPFRMTAENMARHRDNPNIEFWKMLKVGWDHFEITKRPPEVNVCEGKYVFNQQADKPFSPAGACPAMTTPSSLDVALSSYNKTYATAYAKAMSKYQGTVWIEPSEAQRKAIVADQRKGRELAYAPTGNSLDAGKLMTQQEIEAQKRKAEEAEKRKLEAEERAKQAVEQARLDAEQKKVKEVEDLAADVAAEKAQKQAHGAGALPVPEENPGVTVVEKPEKKPFWKLWAAKEELPAKAEPVAEASQQAGEAKADAGQQAQKEARNPATAASAEKAKKPVDAAGTQPVPEENPAVEVVEQAPKKPFWKFWQK; encoded by the coding sequence ATGCGCCTTACCGTTCTTGCCGCCGTTTCGCTTCTCGCCGTGGTCACCGCGGGATGCACCAATGAGACGCTCGACTCGTTCGACAAGGTCGACGTCGACATCTCCAAGGTGTCCAGCAAGACCGGCTACCAGCTTTCGCCGGCGGTGCTGACCAAGTTCTCCAAGATGAACATCGACCGGTCCTCGCCGATCATGCTGCGCATCCTGAAGGAGGAGGGGCGGCTGGAAGTGTGGAAGGCCGACCGTTCCAACCGGTTCCAGATGGTGCGCAACTACAAGATCTGCGCCTGGTCCGGCAAGCTCGGCCCGAAGACGAAGGAAGGCGACCGCCAGGCGCCGGAAGGCTTCTATCCGCTCTCGCGCGGCCAGATGAACCCGAATTCCAGCTACTATCTCGCGATCAACACCGGTTTCCCCAACACCTATGACCGCGCCAACAAGGCGAGCGGCACCAATCTGATGATCCATGGCGCCTGCTCCTCGTCGGGCTGCTATTCGATGACCGACGAGCAGATGCTCGAAATCTTCGCCTTCGCGCGCGACGCCTTCGACGGCGGGCAGAAGGCGGTTCAGCTCCAGGCATTCCCCTTCCGCATGACCGCGGAGAACATGGCGCGGCACCGCGACAATCCGAACATCGAATTCTGGAAGATGCTGAAAGTCGGCTGGGATCACTTCGAGATCACCAAGCGGCCGCCGGAGGTCAATGTCTGCGAAGGCAAGTACGTCTTCAACCAGCAGGCCGACAAGCCCTTCTCGCCGGCCGGCGCCTGTCCGGCGATGACGACGCCGTCGTCGCTCGACGTCGCGCTTTCCAGCTACAACAAGACCTATGCCACGGCCTATGCCAAGGCGATGAGCAAGTACCAGGGCACCGTCTGGATCGAGCCGTCGGAAGCCCAGCGCAAGGCGATCGTCGCCGACCAGCGCAAGGGCCGCGAGCTTGCCTATGCGCCGACGGGCAATTCGCTCGATGCCGGCAAGCTGATGACGCAGCAGGAGATCGAGGCGCAGAAGCGCAAGGCCGAGGAGGCCGAAAAGCGCAAGCTCGAAGCGGAAGAACGCGCCAAGCAGGCGGTCGAGCAGGCCAGGCTCGATGCCGAGCAGAAGAAGGTCAAGGAAGTGGAAGACCTCGCGGCGGACGTTGCCGCCGAGAAGGCGCAGAAGCAGGCGCATGGCGCAGGCGCTCTCCCCGTTCCGGAAGAAAACCCCGGCGTGACGGTCGTCGAGAAGCCGGAGAAGAAGCCGTTCTGGAAGCTCTGGGCCGCCAAGGAAGAGCTGCCGGCCAAGGCCGAGCCTGTCGCGGAGGCCTCGCAGCAGGCCGGCGAGGCGAAGGCCGATGCCGGGCAGCAGGCCCAGAAGGAAGCGCGCAACCCGGCCACGGCCGCAAGCGCCGAAAAGGCGAAGAAGCCGGTGGATGCGGCCGGTACGCAGCCGGTGCCGGAAGAGAACCCGGCCGTCGAGGTCGTGGAGCAGGCGCCGAAGAAGCCCTTCTGGAAGTTCTGGCAGAAATGA
- a CDS encoding M20 aminoacylase family protein produces the protein MPVLNRAAELQDEIAGWRRHLHREPELLFAVEKTAAFVAEKLREFGVDEVVTGIGRTGVVGIIRGKGEGRTIGLRADMDALPIDETSGKPWSSTVKGKMHACGHDGHTAMLLGAAKYLAETRNFTGNVAVIFQPAEEGGGGGNEMVKDGMMERFGIAEVYGMHNLPGLPVGAFGTRPGAIMAATDEFNIKVKGRGGHAALPHKTVDPIVIGAQVVTALQTIVSRVADPIASLVVSVTKFNAGFAHNVIPEEAQLAGTVRTLSPEMREEAEARIRQICAGLAAAHGAEITVAYHRNYPVTVNHPEETGHAVDVARGIAGEAAVHASLDPMMGGEDFSYMLLARPGAFIFVGNGDTAGLHHPAYDFNDDAIPHGVTYWVKLAESRLAA, from the coding sequence ATGCCCGTTCTGAACCGCGCCGCAGAATTGCAGGATGAAATCGCCGGGTGGCGCAGGCACCTGCACCGGGAGCCGGAATTGCTCTTCGCCGTGGAGAAGACCGCCGCCTTCGTCGCGGAAAAGCTGCGCGAATTCGGCGTCGACGAGGTGGTGACGGGTATCGGCCGCACCGGCGTCGTCGGTATCATCCGCGGAAAGGGCGAGGGGCGCACCATCGGCCTGCGCGCCGACATGGACGCGCTGCCGATCGACGAGACGAGCGGCAAGCCCTGGTCCTCCACCGTCAAGGGCAAGATGCATGCCTGCGGCCATGACGGCCATACGGCCATGCTGCTCGGCGCGGCGAAGTACCTTGCCGAGACGCGGAACTTCACCGGCAATGTCGCGGTCATCTTCCAGCCGGCCGAAGAGGGCGGCGGCGGCGGCAACGAGATGGTCAAGGACGGCATGATGGAGCGCTTCGGCATTGCCGAGGTCTACGGCATGCACAACCTGCCCGGCCTGCCGGTCGGCGCCTTCGGCACGCGCCCCGGCGCGATCATGGCGGCGACGGACGAGTTCAACATCAAGGTGAAAGGTCGGGGCGGCCATGCGGCGCTGCCGCACAAGACGGTCGATCCCATCGTCATCGGCGCGCAGGTGGTGACGGCGCTGCAGACCATCGTCTCGCGCGTCGCCGATCCCATCGCCTCGCTCGTCGTGTCCGTCACCAAGTTCAATGCGGGCTTTGCCCACAATGTCATTCCCGAGGAGGCTCAGCTTGCCGGCACGGTGCGCACGCTGAGCCCGGAGATGCGCGAGGAGGCGGAGGCCCGCATCCGGCAGATCTGCGCCGGCCTTGCCGCCGCCCACGGCGCGGAGATCACCGTTGCCTATCACCGCAACTATCCCGTCACCGTCAACCATCCGGAAGAGACCGGCCACGCGGTTGACGTGGCGCGCGGCATCGCCGGCGAGGCGGCGGTCCATGCCTCGCTCGACCCGATGATGGGCGGGGAGGACTTTTCCTACATGCTGCTCGCCCGGCCGGGCGCCTTCATCTTCGTCGGCAACGGCGATACCGCCGGCCTGCACCACCCCGCCTATGACTTCAACGACGACGCCATCCCGCATGGCGTGACCTACTGGGTCAAGCTCGCCGAAAGCCGGCTTGCCGCCTGA
- the xerD gene encoding site-specific tyrosine recombinase XerD, which translates to MRDPSALQVESFLEMMSAERGAATNTLQSYERDLEDARSFLNERGVRLAEAAPDDLRAYLGHLAKQGFAASSQARRLSALRQFFKFLYGEGLRGDDPTGILDAPKKGRSLPKTLSVDDVTRLIGRAEAEAAEPGGNLLLKRRMHLLVELLYATGLRVSELVSLPASVLAQTGRFLIVKGKGSKERLVPMSRAAVSALEAYGETLAAAIGDDPAAGTFLFPAQSKEGHLPRQVFGRDLKALAGRAGIRAATLSPHVLRHAFASHLLQNGADLRAVQELLGHSDISTTQIYTHVLEERLHQLVQTHHPLAKQAKKPD; encoded by the coding sequence ATGAGGGACCCATCCGCACTCCAGGTCGAGTCCTTCCTCGAGATGATGAGCGCCGAACGGGGCGCAGCGACGAACACGCTGCAATCCTACGAGCGCGACCTCGAGGATGCGCGGTCCTTCCTCAACGAACGCGGCGTGCGCCTTGCCGAGGCGGCGCCGGACGATCTCAGGGCCTATCTCGGCCATCTCGCAAAGCAGGGGTTTGCCGCGTCCTCGCAGGCGCGGCGGCTGTCGGCGCTGCGGCAGTTCTTCAAGTTCCTCTATGGCGAGGGCCTGCGCGGCGACGATCCGACCGGCATCCTCGATGCGCCGAAGAAGGGGCGCTCGCTGCCCAAGACGCTGAGCGTCGACGACGTCACGCGCCTGATCGGCCGGGCGGAGGCGGAAGCGGCGGAGCCCGGCGGCAACCTTCTCCTCAAGCGGCGCATGCATCTGCTGGTCGAGCTTCTCTATGCGACGGGCCTGCGGGTCAGCGAGCTGGTCTCGCTGCCGGCGAGCGTGCTGGCGCAGACGGGACGCTTCCTCATCGTGAAAGGCAAGGGCAGCAAGGAGCGGCTGGTGCCGATGTCGCGCGCCGCCGTTTCGGCGCTGGAGGCCTATGGCGAGACGCTGGCGGCCGCGATCGGCGACGATCCGGCGGCAGGCACCTTCCTCTTCCCGGCTCAGAGCAAGGAGGGGCACCTGCCCCGGCAGGTCTTTGGCCGCGACCTCAAGGCGCTCGCCGGCAGGGCGGGCATCAGGGCCGCGACGCTCTCGCCACATGTCCTTCGCCATGCCTTCGCCAGCCACCTCCTGCAGAACGGCGCGGACCTTCGCGCCGTGCAGGAACTGCTGGGTCACTCGGACATTTCCACGACACAAATCTATACGCATGTGCTGGAAGAACGGCTGCACCAGCTCGTTCAAACCCATCACCCTCTTGCCAAACAGGCAAAAAAACCGGATTAG
- a CDS encoding CAP-Gly domain protein, with protein MPTFRVGQKVVCVNDRFKNVSIDQGIRKGQIYTVRWAGHYRHYVDGDFYGIKLMELYRGNDDGPEGYGAVDMPFRASRFRPLVSDRIRNMLGIKAPQPKVVAKPSIVPAVRAKPRVVTPERETEDV; from the coding sequence ATGCCCACATTCCGCGTCGGCCAGAAGGTGGTCTGCGTCAACGACCGCTTCAAGAACGTCTCGATCGACCAGGGCATCCGCAAGGGCCAGATCTATACGGTCCGCTGGGCGGGCCACTATCGCCACTATGTCGACGGCGACTTCTACGGCATCAAGCTGATGGAGCTCTATCGCGGCAACGACGACGGCCCGGAAGGCTACGGCGCCGTCGACATGCCCTTCCGCGCCAGCCGCTTCCGCCCGCTGGTCTCGGACCGTATCCGCAACATGCTCGGCATAAAGGCCCCGCAGCCGAAGGTCGTCGCAAAGCCCTCCATCGTCCCCGCCGTGCGCGCGAAGCCCCGCGTCGTCACGCCAGAGCGCGAGACGGAAGACGTCTGA
- a CDS encoding GTP-binding protein has protein sequence MTLAERRVPVSVLTGFLGAGKTTLLNRLLKDPTLTDTAVIINEFGEVGIDHLLVEQSGDGIIELSDGCLCCTIRGELVDTLADLMDRMQTGKIQPLKRIVIETTGLADPAPVLQAVMGNPILSQSFSLDGVITVVDAVNGLPTLANHPEAVKQVAVADRVLISKTSLANAETLAAIRQEIAALNPRAAVADVDTPGLAGPDLLANGLYDLGSKIPDVRRWLHEEAHGHHHHHDHDHDHDHHHHGHHHHGHDHDDHHQHAHDVTRHDATIRSFSIVHDRPIDPMALEMFIDLLRSAHGEKLLRMKGIVLMSNSPERPLVLQGVQSVFHPPERLAAWPDPHDRRTRLVLITRDLPEAFVRDLFDAFTGTPKIDRPDRAALADNPLAIPGLKF, from the coding sequence ATGACCCTTGCCGAGCGGCGCGTGCCGGTTTCCGTGTTGACCGGCTTTCTCGGGGCCGGCAAGACGACCCTGCTCAATCGCCTCCTGAAGGACCCGACGCTCACCGACACGGCCGTCATCATCAACGAGTTCGGTGAGGTCGGCATCGACCACCTGCTCGTCGAGCAGTCGGGCGACGGCATCATCGAGCTTTCCGACGGGTGCCTCTGCTGCACGATCCGCGGCGAGCTCGTCGATACGCTCGCCGACCTGATGGACCGCATGCAGACCGGCAAAATCCAGCCGCTGAAGCGCATCGTGATAGAGACGACCGGCCTTGCCGATCCCGCCCCGGTGCTCCAGGCCGTCATGGGCAATCCCATCCTCTCCCAGTCCTTCAGCCTCGACGGCGTGATCACCGTGGTCGATGCCGTCAACGGCCTCCCGACGCTCGCCAACCATCCCGAGGCGGTCAAGCAGGTCGCCGTCGCCGACCGCGTGCTGATCAGCAAGACCTCGCTTGCTAACGCCGAAACGCTCGCCGCCATCAGGCAGGAGATCGCCGCGCTCAACCCGCGTGCCGCGGTCGCCGATGTCGACACGCCCGGCCTCGCGGGCCCCGATCTTCTCGCCAACGGCCTCTACGATCTCGGCAGCAAGATCCCGGACGTCCGCCGCTGGCTGCACGAGGAGGCGCACGGCCACCATCACCACCATGATCATGATCATGATCATGATCATCACCATCACGGACATCACCATCACGGCCACGACCATGATGACCACCACCAGCATGCCCATGACGTGACGCGGCACGATGCGACGATCCGCTCTTTCAGCATCGTTCACGACCGTCCCATCGACCCGATGGCGCTGGAAATGTTCATCGATCTCCTGCGCTCGGCCCATGGCGAAAAGCTGCTGCGCATGAAGGGCATCGTGCTGATGAGCAACAGCCCGGAGCGCCCGCTGGTGCTGCAGGGCGTCCAGAGCGTCTTCCATCCGCCGGAGCGGCTCGCCGCCTGGCCGGACCCGCACGACCGCCGCACGCGGCTGGTGCTGATCACCAGGGATTTGCCGGAAGCCTTCGTGCGCGACCTGTTCGACGCCTTCACCGGCACACCGAAGATCGACCGCCCGGACCGCGCGGCGCTTGCCGACAACCCGCTCGCCATACCCGGCCTGAAGTTCTAG
- a CDS encoding META domain-containing protein gives MHRRLRVWTLACLAFLAAAPAYADEPVPGGLGGTWLAEDIGGNGVIDNLQTTLEIKPDGSYGGNGGCNTYRGKLKVQNGNIAFAPAAATRKMCAPAIMDQEQKFFDALGTVTSWKLENGILHLTGKEGAPAIRLAGLKNNTDIVIRLPGPEQSVVRETLNYQCDADQRISVEYINVGANSLAVVRIGEETVIAANVMAASGAKYAGGHYEWWTKGDEATLYDLTRGENAPGVTCRKSG, from the coding sequence GTGCACCGACGCCTGAGAGTATGGACCCTCGCCTGCCTTGCCTTTCTGGCGGCAGCTCCGGCCTATGCCGACGAGCCGGTCCCGGGCGGTCTCGGCGGCACCTGGCTGGCCGAGGATATCGGCGGCAACGGTGTCATCGACAACCTGCAGACGACGCTCGAGATCAAGCCGGACGGCTCCTATGGCGGCAATGGCGGCTGCAACACCTATCGCGGCAAGCTGAAGGTGCAGAACGGCAACATCGCCTTCGCCCCCGCTGCCGCCACGCGCAAGATGTGCGCCCCGGCCATCATGGACCAGGAGCAGAAGTTCTTCGACGCGCTCGGCACCGTCACCTCCTGGAAGCTCGAAAACGGCATCCTGCACCTGACGGGCAAGGAAGGCGCCCCGGCGATCCGTCTTGCCGGCCTCAAGAACAACACCGACATCGTCATCCGCCTGCCGGGACCGGAACAGAGCGTGGTGCGCGAAACGCTGAACTACCAGTGCGACGCCGATCAGCGCATCAGCGTTGAATACATCAATGTCGGCGCCAATTCGCTGGCCGTCGTGCGCATCGGCGAAGAGACGGTCATCGCCGCCAACGTCATGGCCGCCTCCGGCGCGAAATATGCCGGCGGCCATTACGAGTGGTGGACCAAGGGCGACGAGGCGACGCTCTACGACCTCACCCGCGGCGAGAACGCGCCTGGCGTCACCTGCCGCAAGTCCGGCTGA
- a CDS encoding acetyl-CoA carboxylase carboxyltransferase subunit alpha, which yields MHNYLDFEKPISDLEGKIHELRKLAEEDESIDTSDEVGRLEVRAREATADIYSKLTPWQKTQVARHPQRPHFVDYAAQLFEEFTPLAGDRKFAEDEAIQAGLGRFRGEAVAIIGQEKGNDTKSRLKHNFGSARPEGYRKAIRVMEMADRFGLPVITLIDTAGAYPGIGAEERGQAEAIARSTEMCLNIRVPIVSVVLGEGGSGGAIAIATGDRVYMLEHAIYSVISPEGAASILWRDSTRAKEAASNMKITSEDLKALGVIDGIIPEPVGGAHRDPAAVIGRTGDVIAAALKDLSAKPGDQLRKDRRQRYLNIGRQL from the coding sequence ATGCACAACTACCTCGATTTCGAAAAGCCCATCTCGGATCTCGAAGGCAAGATCCACGAGCTGAGAAAGCTGGCGGAAGAAGACGAGAGCATCGACACGAGCGACGAGGTCGGCAGGCTCGAAGTTCGCGCCCGCGAGGCGACGGCGGATATCTATTCCAAGCTGACACCCTGGCAGAAGACGCAGGTCGCGCGCCATCCGCAGCGTCCGCATTTCGTCGACTATGCCGCGCAGCTCTTCGAGGAGTTCACCCCGCTTGCCGGCGACCGCAAGTTCGCCGAGGACGAGGCGATTCAGGCCGGTCTCGGCCGGTTCCGCGGCGAGGCCGTCGCCATCATCGGCCAGGAAAAGGGCAACGACACCAAGTCGCGCCTCAAGCACAATTTCGGCAGCGCCCGGCCGGAAGGCTACCGCAAGGCGATCCGCGTCATGGAAATGGCCGACCGCTTCGGCCTGCCCGTCATCACGCTGATCGACACGGCCGGCGCCTATCCCGGCATCGGCGCGGAAGAGCGCGGCCAGGCGGAAGCCATCGCCCGCTCCACCGAGATGTGTCTCAATATCCGCGTGCCGATCGTCTCCGTCGTTCTCGGCGAGGGCGGCTCGGGCGGCGCGATCGCCATCGCCACCGGCGACCGGGTCTACATGCTGGAACATGCGATCTATTCGGTGATCTCGCCGGAAGGCGCGGCCTCCATCCTCTGGCGCGATTCCACCCGCGCCAAGGAAGCGGCGAGCAACATGAAGATCACGTCGGAGGACCTGAAGGCCCTCGGCGTCATCGACGGCATCATTCCCGAGCCGGTCGGCGGCGCGCATCGCGATCCCGCGGCCGTCATCGGTCGCACGGGCGACGTCATCGCCGCCGCGCTGAAGGACCTTTCGGCCAAGCCCGGCGACCAGCTTCGCAAGGATCGCCGCCAGCGCTACCTGAATATCGGCCGCCAGCTCTGA
- a CDS encoding BolA family protein: protein MSMKSSMTGKLEAAFSPERLEVLNESHLHAGHQPGFDGEGETHMRIRIVSSAFAGMSRVARHRAINEVVKAELDAGLHALAVEAAAPGEPTRW, encoded by the coding sequence ATGTCCATGAAATCCAGCATGACCGGCAAGCTCGAAGCGGCCTTTTCGCCCGAGCGCCTCGAAGTCCTCAACGAAAGCCACCTGCATGCCGGCCACCAGCCGGGGTTCGATGGCGAGGGCGAGACGCATATGCGTATCCGCATCGTCTCTTCGGCCTTTGCCGGCATGAGCCGCGTGGCGCGCCACAGGGCGATCAACGAGGTGGTGAAGGCGGAGCTCGACGCGGGCCTTCATGCGCTCGCCGTCGAGGCGGCCGCACCGGGCGAGCCGACGCGCTGGTAG
- a CDS encoding shikimate kinase has protein sequence MTELIDQAPLTLAAEARAALGKRNLVLIGLMGAGKSAIGRMTAQALGIPFVDSDHEIERVSRMSITDLFAAYGEAEFRALETRVIKRLLRSGPRVVSTGGGAYINENTRRNIKRGGLTVWLNADLDVLWERVNKRDTRPLLKTENPRQTLENLMNARYPIYAEADLTVMSRDVKKETMVEEVLTAIAAAARKP, from the coding sequence ATGACCGAGCTGATCGACCAGGCCCCTCTCACGCTCGCCGCCGAGGCCCGCGCCGCACTCGGCAAGCGAAACCTCGTCCTGATCGGCCTGATGGGCGCCGGCAAATCGGCCATCGGCCGCATGACGGCGCAGGCGCTCGGCATTCCCTTCGTCGATTCCGACCACGAGATCGAGCGCGTCTCGCGCATGTCGATCACCGATCTCTTCGCCGCCTATGGCGAGGCCGAGTTCCGCGCGCTGGAAACCCGCGTCATCAAGCGCCTGCTGCGCTCCGGCCCGCGTGTCGTCTCCACCGGCGGCGGCGCCTATATCAACGAGAACACCCGCCGCAACATCAAGCGCGGCGGGCTCACCGTCTGGCTCAATGCCGATCTCGACGTGCTCTGGGAACGCGTCAACAAGCGCGACACCCGCCCGCTCCTGAAGACCGAGAACCCGCGCCAGACGCTCGAAAACCTCATGAATGCCCGTTACCCGATCTATGCGGAAGCCGATCTGACCGTGATGTCGCGCGACGTGAAGAAGGAAACCATGGTGGAGGAGGTGCTCACCGCGATCGCCGCCGCCGCCCGCAAACCCTGA
- a CDS encoding D-alanyl-D-alanine carboxypeptidase family protein, with protein MNGRTTRRSAWFLGSALLLTTSLAAGSAAANPRMLVDVNTLKVIEHEDAFQRWYPASLTKLMTAYTVFRAIKAGEKTLESPVVMSKNAASEPPSKMYFKPGQKMTLDSAMKIILVKSANDVAVALAESVGGSEQGFVDRMNAEAARIGMSSSHFINPHGLPGKGQYTTARDLAVLAVTLKREFPQYAHYFALEGFTTGKKQYPNYNMLIGRFDGADGMKTGFICAAGFNQVSSATRNGRSVVSVVLGSDSLGARADISAGMLQKGLTTRTGNVPTLGQLRPYGETRDIVADISADICSKHAAKIRSEGRDEAGRQKLTSPYIHEVSRPLKLVYAGLMAGEEEKPVAGEQVAAGDIGDMVNVPIPIPRPTF; from the coding sequence ATGAACGGACGAACGACGCGCCGGAGCGCATGGTTTCTGGGCTCCGCCCTGTTGCTCACCACGTCCCTTGCGGCAGGCAGCGCCGCGGCCAATCCCCGCATGCTGGTGGACGTCAACACGCTGAAGGTCATCGAGCACGAGGATGCGTTCCAGCGCTGGTATCCGGCCTCGCTGACCAAGCTGATGACGGCCTATACGGTCTTCCGCGCCATCAAGGCCGGCGAGAAGACGCTTGAAAGCCCCGTCGTCATGAGCAAGAACGCGGCTTCCGAACCGCCGAGCAAGATGTATTTCAAGCCCGGCCAGAAGATGACGCTCGACAGCGCGATGAAGATCATTCTCGTCAAGTCGGCCAACGATGTCGCCGTCGCCCTTGCCGAATCGGTCGGCGGCTCGGAACAGGGCTTCGTCGACCGCATGAACGCTGAAGCCGCCCGCATCGGCATGAGCTCGTCGCACTTCATCAATCCGCACGGCCTGCCCGGCAAGGGCCAGTACACGACCGCGCGCGACCTTGCCGTGCTCGCCGTGACGCTGAAGCGCGAGTTCCCGCAATATGCCCATTATTTCGCGCTCGAGGGCTTCACCACCGGCAAGAAGCAATATCCGAACTACAACATGCTGATCGGCCGCTTCGACGGCGCCGACGGCATGAAGACCGGCTTCATCTGCGCGGCGGGCTTCAACCAGGTCTCCTCGGCGACCCGCAACGGCCGCAGCGTCGTCTCCGTGGTGCTCGGCTCCGACAGCCTCGGCGCCCGCGCCGACATCTCCGCCGGCATGCTGCAGAAGGGCCTGACGACGCGCACCGGCAACGTGCCGACGCTCGGCCAGCTCCGCCCCTATGGCGAGACGCGCGACATCGTCGCCGACATCTCCGCCGATATCTGCTCCAAGCACGCTGCCAAGATACGCAGCGAGGGCCGCGACGAGGCCGGCCGCCAGAAGCTGACCTCCCCCTATATCCATGAGGTAAGCCGCCCCCTGAAGCTCGTCTATGCCGGGCTGATGGCCGGCGAGGAAGAAAAGCCGGTGGCCGGCGAACAGGTTGCCGCCGGCGACATCGGCGATATGGTCAACGTGCCGATCCCGATCCCGCGGCCGACTTTCTGA
- the aroB gene encoding 3-dehydroquinate synthase has product MTATATARRTVRVDLGDRSYDILIGPGLIAAAGREIASRLKGRKIAVITDAHVAPIYLDGFMAALAAEGIEAVSLVLPAGEKTKSFEHLISVCDSVLAARIERNDAVVALGGGVIGDLTGFAAGIVRRGSRFIQVPTSLLAQVDSSVGGKTGINSPHGKNLIGVFHQPDLVLADTDVLDTLSPREFRAGYAEVAKYGLIDKPDFFAWLEKNWRDVFAGGEARTTAIATSCQAKADVVAADERENGQRALLNLGHTFGHALEAATQYDSARLVHGEGVSIGMVLAHQFSARMNLCSPDDGKRVEAHLREVGLPTTMGEIPGGLPPAEKLMDAIAQDKKVKAGKLTFILTRGIGQSFVADDVPQSEVVTFLKEKLPK; this is encoded by the coding sequence ATGACTGCCACTGCCACCGCGCGCCGCACCGTGCGTGTCGACCTCGGCGACCGCTCCTACGATATCCTGATCGGCCCCGGCCTCATCGCTGCCGCCGGCCGCGAGATCGCAAGCCGCCTCAAGGGCCGCAAGATCGCCGTCATCACCGACGCGCATGTCGCGCCGATCTATCTCGACGGCTTCATGGCCGCGCTTGCGGCGGAAGGCATCGAGGCCGTCTCGCTCGTGCTGCCGGCCGGCGAGAAGACCAAGAGCTTCGAGCACCTGATCAGCGTCTGCGACAGTGTGCTTGCCGCCCGCATCGAGCGCAACGACGCCGTGGTGGCGCTCGGCGGCGGCGTCATCGGCGACCTCACCGGCTTTGCCGCCGGCATCGTGCGCCGCGGCTCGCGCTTCATCCAGGTGCCGACCTCGCTTCTGGCGCAGGTCGATTCCTCCGTCGGCGGCAAGACCGGCATCAACTCGCCGCACGGCAAGAACCTCATCGGCGTCTTCCACCAGCCCGATCTCGTGCTCGCCGATACCGACGTGCTCGACACGCTCTCGCCGCGCGAATTCCGCGCCGGCTATGCGGAAGTGGCCAAATACGGCCTGATCGACAAGCCCGACTTCTTCGCCTGGCTGGAGAAGAACTGGCGCGACGTCTTCGCCGGCGGCGAGGCACGCACTACGGCCATCGCCACGAGCTGCCAGGCAAAAGCCGATGTCGTCGCCGCAGACGAGCGCGAGAACGGCCAGCGCGCCCTCCTCAATCTCGGCCACACCTTCGGCCATGCGCTGGAGGCCGCGACGCAATATGACAGCGCCCGCCTCGTCCACGGCGAGGGCGTCTCCATCGGCATGGTGCTCGCCCACCAGTTCTCCGCCCGGATGAACCTTTGCAGCCCCGACGACGGCAAGCGCGTCGAGGCGCATCTGCGCGAGGTCGGCCTGCCGACCACGATGGGCGAGATTCCGGGCGGCCTGCCGCCGGCCGAGAAGCTGATGGACGCCATCGCGCAGGACAAGAAGGTCAAGGCCGGCAAGCTCACCTTCATCCTGACCCGCGGCATCGGCCAGTCCTTTGTCGCCGACGACGTGCCGCAATCCGAAGTCGTCACCTTCCTCAAGGAAAAGCTGCCGAAATGA
- a CDS encoding sulfurtransferase TusA family protein: MSSPAGDVEVYDLRGLKCPLPVMKTRKRLSSMAAGAGLWVETTDPLAVIDIPHFCREDGHLLEASERVEAGHRFLIRKKA; this comes from the coding sequence ATGAGTTCCCCGGCGGGCGATGTCGAGGTCTACGATCTGCGCGGCCTGAAATGCCCGTTGCCGGTGATGAAGACGCGCAAGCGCCTTTCGAGCATGGCGGCGGGCGCCGGCCTCTGGGTCGAGACGACCGATCCGCTCGCCGTCATCGACATTCCCCATTTCTGCCGGGAGGACGGCCATCTGCTCGAGGCGAGCGAGCGCGTCGAGGCGGGGCACCGTTTCCTGATCCGCAAGAAGGCCTGA